A window of Pungitius pungitius chromosome 19, fPunPun2.1, whole genome shotgun sequence genomic DNA:
ATGATGTACAGCGAGAGTCGGTGTGGGGGGTGGGTCAGAAAATCAGAAGactaaagaaaaaatgaagagCGAGGAGAcaggaaaacaataaaaaggagTGGCAGAACAGCCAGACACTGATACATACCATTCGATAAGGCCTGCTGAAGCTCTGTGTCTGATATCACACCACTCCGGTCCTTGTCAACCCTGGGGAGGAGCAGAGATTAGACCacctcactctcactctctcacacacacacacgccagcaGAAACTTTATCCCCCTGAGCGGGTATTAGTATTTTAACAGTCCACTGAGGATGAATGGAGTTCTAAGATCACGACACACAAGGCAGCTTGTACGCTCAGAGGTCTCCTGGGACCAGTCAGACAAGCCCCAAgtgtgtacgcgtgtgtgtgtgtgtgtattgattcTGAGAGAGCGAAAAGTGAAACTGAATGTTGGCCACGCCGTCAATAGAACTTGAAGTGCTACCAGCATACAGCACCAGATTGAAAGACGGTCGTTTTTTAATGAAAGACGagaagtgaaaagaaaacaatatgcAAAGAGCTCACAGGGGCGTGTGATGGACGAGTGGTTATGACTGTATAATTACATAGAAAAGGGTTGCTGGTTAGATGCTTGAAAACAGGACTGTGGTTAACTTAACTGAACTTAGCCTAAGACGTTTTAGCGGTTTCTTTGGGAAATATGTGAATTGTGAAGCTTTACGGGTCAAGAGTGTTGCTAACAAGTGGCCAAATGAGACAACTGAACGCCACCACGGGAAACACTCGTCCACCTTTTGCTTAATGGTGGTTACgtaaagtcatgtgaccatggtgTAGTCGCTCTATAGTTAAAAATTAGCTTTTCAAGAGAACCAAGGAGAAGCTAACTTACAAAGAGATGTAAACCCTGCAGCCCTCCATGTCCCGCACCATGGTTACTGTTGCTACCCCTGTCCCACTATCAGCTCTCACACCGTGTGTAAGCAGTTAACTGTGATCGGGTGTGAAAATTTACTTGAAAGACActcaaagtaaataaatatctcCTAAGCCAGCCAATCACTTCAAAGGATCAGATGACATGAATGGGATCAATGAAGTGAACCCTTCACCGAGTGACAGTGAACGATATCTTCCTGCTTGTTGCATCTCTACTGAGAGCGCAAATAAAGAAATTCAGCTTCCAAAAGCTCATTATTCAATGGTCCACTAGATTTAGGCAGGATATTGAAATAAGCAACCCTTACAGTGGCTGGGGGTTTATAACTTAAAACAATTAATCACTTAATCCATTAGCCAAACTTTTCTACATAATTCCAATAACAAAAGTTTCCGCATTAATTGGTTgatggtatgttttttttatggtgaCCTCTAGAAATTCTGTCTTTCTGGACACATCATGCCTCCCCTGACCATCGGGCAACAGACAGATGTCATGAAAACACATGCTTGGAATGAGCAAGCATCTCATGCAACAACACATTCATTCTTAAAGCTGTAACATCACTTGGCTTCAGTAATTGGCTGACAAGGGAGCAGCAATACCGTTGGGCTCACTCTCTTTGTTAAAGCGTCTTCCTAATTACCAAGGCAGCTGTCCATTTAGCTGTTAGGATGCCAGCTATTACACCCGCAGCCAAAAGGCTTCGTCTGAGAccctgacacacaaaaaaaaacaggaacatgCTGGACTGTGCCCCGCATAACGGGCCTCGCTGATTTGAAATGTAGCTTAGTCAGACAGTGACTCAGTTGTTCCTTAGCAACCCTCCTGGCCGGATTTGTTGTCATAGCGCACACTCAACGGACACAAGCGGAATACCAGCATAAaaagaggaagcggaggagACAGGGACGCCTCCGTCCCCCAGTCCCAGAGATGACTCTGTGGGCTGGGTTTCAGCTCCGAGCTGTGACGCTTCATGTGCGGTTTGGATCTCAATGCCTGCAGCCTTCATGGCCGTCGACACGGCGACCAGCTACACGTCTTCTGCTCCTCGCTTTACCGCCCCCCaccaggaaagaaaaacaagcacaaGGAGGCCGGACTGCTCTCCTCTGGGAGAAAAACTGTGTGCAGCACATGTCCCTAAATGAGGGCTTTGTCACAGGGGATGAGGAGTTAGTGCAGGCAGGCAGGGAACAAACATGTACCATACTCTGAAGGATCAACTCAATGAAGTATGTGTACAGAATATGCCCCCCCTTCACTCGGTCTGCCTCATGGAAAAATTAACTCATTAAAACTCTTTCTCAGGCCGCAGCACGGACCCGTTCAACATCTGGCGTGTCCGTCTTTACGCTGTCAAATACAGAATGTAtgtaaaacaacataaaaacgCCTGGTTATTCTGCTCAGACTTTCCTGTGTTTCACTGTTTCCTATTAAGAAAACATCTTGTGGAACAAAGCTCGTCCTGCCTTCCACTTAAACTGTGTCCCAGCGGCTCCCTTAACgggagaaaagacaaaagctgCATTCAATTTAACAAAACTTTCCAAGGAAATCCTGGTGCATCACTCAAGTTTCCTATACTACCGTTTCTATTTCTAAGTGTTGGGATACATAGTTTAAGTTGAACCTCACCCCATTCGTGAACACTCATTCTCCCAAGAACCACATTTCCAGCCGCACAAGATCTGATTTAGAGAGTTTGAATTAGATTTCCAGAAAGTCCTGTGCTCAGTCAGCTGTGCGGGACAATCCCAGAACATGTTGTATATGCATAGCAACGTGTCGTTTGTTAATCTAAAGCCAAACACTTATGTTGTTCTTTACTCTTGAAGGGCTGGGTTGAAACATTTGTGTCATACGAACGCCATTCATGGCAAGCAAGCAATAAACGGAGTGAATGGCTTCCACATGATTCACTCGctgtttcattttatattttacttaAATAGACCACGGGCGGTACCCATTCATGAGTTAGATAGTTTGACTTCCTTTCATTTTCATACACAATGATCAAGCTGCAGTGGGAACTGTGAGTCATTActcggtaggtgtgtgtgtgtgtgcgtatttgtgACACACAAAATTGAGTATTCCCTATTGACTCTGATCACATGACTGAGGGAAATCCAGCAGATACATGCCAGGACACAGCAGATGAGGCAGCACTGACAGTCAGAGACAACAGTGTGGGTCGATGAAAGTCAAATTGCTGTAACTCTTGCGATGTAATCATGAGAGAAAGTGTGTACATCAACTGGATTTCCAGAGAGTTTTTTTCACCACACATTAGTAATTTGTCAGGGTGCTtccgggagaagaaaaaaaatcctctgcAGTATTGCATAACTCTATAGCTTACTATTACCAGGGGTCATCGTATGTCAAGTATTCCCCCACTCTTCCACTACTGTGACCTTCTTAtagctgctgacacacttttgacTCAGGCTAATGGTGAAATGGATGCACACCGCCACCGATACCGTGACGTCAACACAATACTACTAAGAACAGTCTATGCTTATGGCGTTGGACATACTTTTCAACGTATTCCTGCACATCAGCCTGGCATAATGAGACACATCCTACGTCATATATGCACACATCTGTAAGAATAATTTAGGAAACCCCATCTGGagaagatttatttttctactcACCCACGAAGGCAATAGAGAGATCGATCACATCTCTAAATGAGTAATCTCAAATCTCTTTTgcttggggggaggagggggacccCAACAAAGGGCTTCAAGGACTCCTGGAGGTCCTTGGACCCCAGTTCGTGAACTCAGATCGCAGAGGCGGATTGCCCGTGATAATCCGCTCCGTGACAcaccgggtgtgtgtgtgacgtgagTGGCTGCGGGATGCGTGTCGCGGCACCGTGCGGGAGCGTTTTCCAGGAAGCTCCGCGGCGCTGGTAACCTCGGACCCGAAGAGGCGCAAACGCGACTGCGGAGCGCTGCTTTTAGGACACGAGACAGCGACGCAAGGACGACGCAGGGAGTAAAAAAAGGCAGGAAAACGATTTCGttttcaaaaaaaagagaaaacggtGAAACGAGCTTTCTTCCCCGCACACTCACCTCTGGAAGATGTTCCACAGAAAACTCTGGTCCGGAGTCGCGTTGTTTTGCGGGGCCGCTCTGTAAGGACTGTGGTACGCCATTTTAAAAAGGGTTCGCTCCggcaaaataaaacataaatgtggACGTGTGTTCCCTCTTCAGCTGTGGTTGCTTCACTGAAGCGGCTTTCGGTCAGGTTCAACCCTCGCGGCGCGTGCACGTTACCGCCTGCCTTCTCGCGCACGGAGGAGGCGCGGCCAAGCAGGGTGACGTCACACGTGCCTCTCAGTTCCTGGAGTTAAAAATAGAGTGGTACTTTCGCGCAGCGAGCGAGGTGCATTTTAGAATAATACATAAAATATATCAACGCGAGTGGACCCACCAGAAGTTTAAAGCCACAGCATAACGAAAATGAAACCAAATTGTCCAGGTTGTCACCACGTGTCCCCTTGTTCATTTGCTTTAGTTGTGAGAGCACTTAAGTGGACTCAAGGgaagaataaaatgattaattctGTTGGTTTCTTGGTACCATTTAGTAAACAATGCCTTTCACTGTGATACAAAATGCATCTAAATCTAAAACAATGCTGTTCTCTCATTATTTACATTTCTGtctaaatgtgtatttatctAAATTCCCTTTGGCCTTGAACGCTTCGTAGCTGTTTACTTTAAATCCGATGAAGCTCATAATCTGATTGGTTCGGCGATTTTTGCGCTCAAATTTCGCGCCACAATTTACCGGAGCTTTTACTATTTTACCATTTACTTTCTTAAATAACGTTACATTCCTACACATTTTTCCTCCAACTTTGACGTAACGTTATCTGCTTCATCCAGACAGATAAAATGTTTTACTATCCGATTGTCCTCCAACGCCACTCTGGATGTTTTTCAACAGTCTGGTGAGTTTACAgaaagctaatgttagcttgttagctaaaGTTAGGTGTTGAATTCACATTAAGAACTAGCTTAACGAtatgtgtcaaatgcagcaaaactttttaattctaaatatcATTCTTATCCAAATATGTGTTGTTATTCAGGTTAGCAGCAACCAGAGGCATCAGGGTTCATCGCAGAGAGCTTCTCAAAGTCAACATCAAGCGAACATGGTAAAAATGTGGCTAAGTTAGCTTATCTGTCTGAAACTCATTTATTTAAcgttaaatcattttattacaGACGTTAAACTGGAAGAAATCGGTGTTTCGGTtctcttttatattttaaggatttttctttttcaaattttGTATTACTTGGTAATAGATCTTAATCTGCAGTCAAGTTCGCTATGAAGGTTTTAGGCTCAGGAGCCTAAAACCTTCATGGGAATATCAAAGTTTAAATCCCTTTTTAGGGATCCTGCATGACTTCATTAACATGAAACACACATTTCGCATTCATAATCTTTACGTTTATCATTTCAGCGGGGACATTTTGGACTACGTGACAGCTCAGGTTCCTCCACCTCAACCCCACCTGGCGAGGCCTCGGTTCTCCCTCTACCTGTCGTCTCAGCTGCAGTACGGAGTGGTCGTTGTCTACCACAAGCAGTGTGGCTTCCTGCTCggtgaggggaggagaggaagagtcaGTCGTACTGTAACCTTCTTCTCGGggataaaggaagaaaaagggaggccTGGAATCAACATACTGTGAGCTCAGTTACTGTGACAGAAGTGTCATTCTGAGCCCGAGGCATACGCCAGAAGTCAGCGGACATGGGGACGTAATAGGATTAGGGGGACAAGAGAACAATTTTCCAGCTTCTTACCGGTACATCTGCAGAAAAAGCAGTCAGTCAGCAGTATCGTTTTCATTTCAGCAGGAATCAGTATTTCCCGTCGGGTGGCTTTTTCAGGGATGCTCAggtgaaaatatgaaaacacagcaaagcGTTTGTCTCTTTTGGCTGATAAATCTCAGCTGTCTTGGTGTAAAACCGAAAAAATGTTGTTGTCATTCGGCTGCACAAAGCATGTTTCCCAATTGCAAATCACCTCAACGACTCTGATTTAGAAAGCTAATAAAGAGCAGCTCAACGGTCTCTGCTCATCTGGTCCTATTCGTATTGCATCTGACAGATTCCCAATCATGCTGTTGTTGTGGTTTGGTTGATTAAACCGTGAAATACAATGCATGAAGAtaagcaggaggagaagctaTGTCTGTTGTCTGTGGAGGATTCAGCCccaattttttatttcatctatCAGTGAAATAGATCAGAAGCACCCGAAAAAGTACGACATTTGGTTGTTATGTATTTCACAAGCACGGCACGGTGGAGATGGTTCTCCCAGTTTTATAATCAGATCTTTCTTCTTTAATAATGAATTTTCCACTATTTAAAACCCAATTTGATCCTATTTCTGATTTCCAGAGGAGGTTCAACAGACCATTGACCGCCTGCTGCACTCCAAAAGATGCATATCCATCGACATGGCACAGTCGGACAGGTCtgcgcacacacaacacatttgatCATGCGCAGTGGACTGTTTTGTATCCTTGGGCGCCAAAAGGTTTAAAGCTGTGCAGAGATTGTTGGTGTTTAGGGAAGTTGAAGAGCTTAAACGCGTCTGGTGGAATATTTATGAGGTGGATTGTTTTAGGGAACAAAGACTGAAAGAGAGATGgtagtgttttatttcatgAGTGGTGGGCAAATTGAGCGACTTTCATGCAAACTGCTTCGTAAATGTTTAATAGGCTGTTATGTAACAGCTGATAATGTAGCAGCTCTTGTTTCTGCAGACTCCACATTTTGCCCTTTAAAGATGCTGTGTGTTCAGCTTATtccagtattttttttattttcataaatcaACAGTGGGGTCTGCACAGTACTAAATGTGAttgatgttaaaatattttccatGAGTAACATTGTGTTTTGCTCTTTCACTCTTTCTCGCAGGTTGACCTTGGATGTGCCTGACAGCATGCACAAGATGGATGAGGCCGAGAGAGCTCAGGACCCCTTCTTTGGTCTCATGGAATCACACCAGCTGCCCAGCCCCTATAAAATACACCAGGTACAGTAACGGCAGCCACACCCGTCCAACATGCACTGCATGTGTTGGCTCTGACATATGACCACAGGGGGTTTGATCCAATGTGTCAAATATTTCTCTAGAGTAGCAGGAACAAACACATAATGTACCTGTACCCAGTCACCATCACCATGTGAACTGCACTCTATATCAAATGTTAACTCTACAAACATGCACCAAGCCAAGTGGATTTTGTCAGCAGTCGCTATTGTTAAATGTGTTGACAGTGGTACAGTATTAACCATGAATAAGTGTAGTTATAGTTTGAGCCTAATACAGTAAATACATCCCAACAGGTATTTCACAAGATACAAGTGATACATTTACTAATTCAAATAAAGATATGTAGCCTGTACACATAACACGCTAACATTTGTAAAGAGCAAGAGCAAATATTCCCATGTCAGAGGAGCAGATGGTTAACGAATGTAAGACCATTTGTGAGTTTTGTCTCTTTCTATAACGCCCAATGTTCAATACGTTACGTCTCGTCACGACTCATAATCTACGATATAGATCAATAGTTCATACTCAGCATAAAGGGGGGCGGTAAACCACCAGCTAGTGAGAGTGATTCATTGTGTCTTGGCCTTATGTACACACGTGTAGCTCACTGCTTTTCTACCACAGCGTATACTCCATATCGCTCCATAGGGTCCACTGGTGTCGTCACAGTAAATCACAGTAGGTACCTATGGCTCATTCTAAGTGCTGTAAATCCAGTCTGGCACTGCTGAACTTTGGGCTCCTTGCAAGGATCCCCCCCCAGAGGAAATACCACGTGTGACTTAGGTTACAGACAGCGCTAACGTGTGGGAATGAAAGCGCTGTCATGGAATTTAAAGCATTCGCCAAATTCTACTGCTTTTAGTAACTGCTGCACATTTAGAGCCAAGCGCAGTTCACACAATCCAAGAAATGCTCCGTGTCAGTATTGTatctttgtatgtttgtatttgtttctaGCGAATGTCGGGGTTTGAAGCGGCGGGTTCACAGCGATCCCTGGTGCTCAGTTGCCACGGCACGCCCGACGTCAACGGTGAGACGGATGCTATAACACTTGAGAGACTGAAGCTGTGTCCTTTTTGGGGGGCAGAGTCTGTGTTTCCAGACtaaacatatactgtatgtccttTGTAAGAGGCCGCTCAGAAAATGGGACACAACGTACTATATTACAACATTTGGTACAATCATTGATTCATTAGTGTTTTTCTAGGTCCGTGCTACTTTAATGAAGAAGTGAGATCGTTCTGATTTGTGACGTGTTCGACATGTTTTCGGGACACGATAACTAAATAATTGCCAAAGCTTGTAAAAATGGGTCAGTTCATTAGCTTAGATTCCATAAATGGGTTTTTGCCACAAAGATGTTGCAGTATTTCAACGTCCCTGTTAGGATTTCATCTGCACATGACTGTGTTCTCCTCGGTTCTCCTCACATCTCTCTGCGTCCCTCCTGCTCTGTCGATCTAGGGTTCAAGTCACCTCCGGGCGCCATCTCCCTGAAAGAGAAGGAGCAGTTTGTCATCACCGCTGCCGAGGTAATCTCTCGGGCCAACATGTGACTCGTCAGGTGTCCCCTTGAATCACTGCGCTGGGACGGGGGCCCACGACAGCGTTAGCGTGGCTCTTCGTCATAAATCAGCTGCTCGCTCTTTGCTGTCAGTCGTGTTGCGTGACGAGAACGCAGCGCATGCAGATTATATACCGCCTGGCCAATTTGTATGTCCGTGTTGTTGTATTTCCCTTGCTGCTCAAACAGAACCCAAAATCATTTTTGAAGAAGCGTTTCATACAGAAGCGTTTCATACAAATGTTAAATCTTTTAAGTGTTGTAAATGATGCAGGAAGTCAATGGCATGTAGTGGAATGTGGGCGGAGAGTTCCCGCCACCTAACCGGCCGGCCTGAATTCCTTGATTCCTTGAACATCTGTGGTGCGTGAAAGGAGTCCCAGCTCCATTATATTGCTCTTAAACCTGCTTGGGTGTTTCCCTTTGGTCGCTCTGAACCTCCTCACGTTGTTGCCCTCCTCATTCTGTCACTCAGGGACGGATAATGCGGCTCCCGAAGTGCCATCAGCTCCTAAGGTCCATTCTGGCTTGATTAGATCAGACTTAATCACATCAGCCTGCTAACGCTGTTGTTAGCAGAGATATGTGGCTCACATATGGGCCTTGTGCTCCCcaaacaagcacacactcacactcattgGTTAGTTTGTTTCTGGTACCAATCTCTTCATGGGTCACCTCTTCTGACTCTCATGTCCCCCCCCGTTGGTAGCAGGATTTCGAGGGAGATGACCTTCCCGAAGCCACAGTCAGAGAGATCGACTTGCTGATGGATCAAACAGAGCATTTCCGCACAGGTGCGTACGGCCGTCTGACGTTCACCGCTGTGCGTGGTGAGCGAGTACCTTTTGGGTTCAAGGTGTTCCGCAGTCACAGCAGGCTTTGTTCTAAACTCAAGAATCCGTGAGGTGGATCAGTGCAGTAAGAAAGTCTGAAACTGCCAACTGTTCTTCTAAGGCAGCTGAACGCTTGTTTTCCTTCTGCATTGACCTTGTGAGGAGTTTCCATACAACAAGGACATCCAGTTTCTTTGATGGTGCAAGTTTTTTTGCCAGGAGTAAGCTTCTTACAGAGGAACCCTTTTTTGGGGACTGGTGTTTATCCGTGGACATTTCTTGTGTGCGTTATGAGACTGtattgtgtacatgtgtgttgaACAGAAGtgaagcagacagacaggagcgCACGGGAACCTGAAGGAGCCATGGCCTCTTTCGACCAGTGAGTCGCTTTGTTTGTAACTCTTCTGCAGTCGGTGTGTAGTCAGTATGTTTTGCtcagaccgtgtgtgtgtgtgtgtgtgtgcaggctgaaGGACACCGTGACGGGAGCTGAGCGGGACGGCGTGTGGCTCCTCGACCAGGACTCGGGTCACCCTGCGGAGGATCCTCAGGCAGCCGTCGCCCTAGAGATGACCCCACGGCAGGTTGCCATGCCAACACCACCCTACGGAGGAATCTCCGAAAGTCCCAGTGAAGAGgtgaagaaaaataattaggAGCATAAAAGCCTCTGAACGTGAGTTGTCGTTGCCCTGTCATTACCGGGCACACTTTAGTTCCTTTGTTCGATCTTGTCCGTAATAGAAAATTCGAGATCCATTAAATCCAAGTAGAGTGCCTGTTTACGCCCCATTATGACACGAAAACACGAATTCACAAGACCTTTTGATCTTCCCGCTGTCTACTATTATGACATGTAGGAAACAGATGACTGGCGAGACATTTGGCAACTTGAATTTACATTCCAAAAAGTGACAACTAgttttgttttggaaatgtGAGGCATCATTTCCAGTTTGTGTGAATTGTGATGTCCTTTTTATAGAGCCTGTCCTGCAAAAATTAAAGCTGTGGGTTTCTCGCTCTTCCATCAGATGGTGGCTCCTCCTCGGAAGCCCGGCGGAGGACGCAGGCGTCAGCTGGTCTTCGCCGACCCTCAGGTCCAGATATCTGAAAGAGCCATGAAGGAACAGATTGAAAACCATCTGGCTGAGACACTGGGACTGGTAACACACTGAACTCCCAATGCTACGTTCCAGTCATGTAAAAGGAACCTGGGTTCCCTTAAGGCTTCATCTGCACCACGTGGTTCTGCTGCTTGTTAGTCATATGACTGAGCAGAGTTCCTGGACCTGTTTAAGCTGGAGGGGCGGGTCAGGGGGTGTTCATCCATCCGGTGCCGGCTCTTTTAATAAGAACAGCCGCATGACCCCCTGACCCCGTTACACAAGTCGCTCTGTTCAGACACATGAGAAACACTAACAAGGGTCGAGGGTCCGCCGGCACCGACCAATTGGATTTTCCATCGTCTCGCGTGCTGTAATCAAAGATTTGCCTTCAAAGTGTCTATTCGCCAGGGCATTAAATTAATTCGTTAATTAAACTCCAGCTCTCCGGTTCTCTTCCAGCTCTCTGAAGGGAGCCctcattgattttattttcctcttcctttcttCCCCTGCCTTCATCTGTATTGCTTTGATTTCCTTTGAGACGCCGTCATTGGCTTTCGGTCCATCTCGTTCTCTCTCACTGCGTTCTCATAACTGTAAAAGCATGCAAAATAAATCTCCTTGAATCTGTGACCTCATGCTAATATTTTGCTCTTCTTCCCAGTCGGAGGTGTTGCTGGACGTGCACGCCTTGACCAAGCGCGCCCCTCCTGCGCAGCTCTTCGCTGCCCCCTGTGGAGGTCAGTACTACACTGCCCCCTAGCTGCAGCACAGCTCACACTACTGACTGAACATTAACAATCCTCCCGTCGCTCGTCCTCACGTGATGAAGATTAcatttgaaaaggaaagaaaacgtATCAACAAATGCATTATGAAAACAACAGAACTTTGTAGATTGTAGTGTTCAGTATCATGGTCTTCATCACTGACCCCAAAATATATGTAGCATTTGTAGGAATAACGATGGAAAGTGATTTGATGTTGATAATAAGACTTGAAAaatatgttacatttgaatttgaatttaaagATCTGTTTCAGATCCGCAAACGTctctgcaaaaataaataaattaaagaatGTCCtaagaaaacaaatgtcatgTTTAAGGTTTATTGACGGACACACTTGTGTTTTCCACACTGAAGCGACCTTATGGCGACTCTGAAACGTTGTATCAGCAATTTCATCGCCCTGGCATTCCACACACGCTTCACATCAGCTGTGGTAAGGGAAAGACAAAATGCAGAGCataacctttgaccccccccctccctccctcttcgtTCTTCCACAGCCCCCCTCCACACCGACCTCCAGTCCCTGTGGAAGCAGTGGGCCTCGCTCACCGCCCTGCCCGGACACAAGGGGGGTCTgtgcgaggaggagggggagtcaCAGCAGGACAGAGAAATACTGAggtcagagaggaagaggaggcagtcAAGCgtgagggaggtgaggaggggaggtcCTTATCGTCCCGTTTAGGGAGAGAAGCTCAAAACATTCAGAGTGAGGAAATCACATtataaactctctctctcagctatcCAGTGAGTCAGGACTGCAACCTGCTGATAGCTCATGTAAGAATTCCCCCTCTCGGCCACACAGCATCAGTCTTTCAGGTCATGTTTTTTGCAGCTTACTGGCGTGCTTCGAGTGcctctttatgtgtgtgtgtgtgtgtgtgtgtgtgtgtgtgtgtgtgtgtgtgtgtgtgtgtgtgtctgtgaacacAGCTGTAGTCCTGGACCAAGAGGAGAAGTCCATAAGCGACGTGATGACTCCCATCAGCAAATGGTAAGTGTCAGATGGATAGACAGACGGACAGCTAGACGGAGAAagagatgtgtgcgtgtgttcaggTCTCCACAAGAAGAGGCCTATCTCCGAATGGCGCCCATAGAGGAGGAAAGCGTTGAGATGCCCGAGGCTCAGACTGACCAGGAGGCCAGGGACATGCTCAGGTACGTTATTCAATATGGTTACTAATTGTAACTAAATATAGGAAGGGTGGTTGGTAATGTGCCCGTCTCCCAGGTGGATCTGCTCCAGCGTGCAGAGCTTTGGAGGAACCACCTTTGACTCTCTGGTGCCCCCGGAGGCCGACCGCAGCACTGCAGCTCACACCCTCTACAAGCTGCTGGGTGAGGAAATCACAAGAAATCACAAGACGCTCTCCACCAATGACCTGTTACCTATGAATTCATACGATGGTGACAGAATGAGGATGTTAAATCACTCAATAGCAGggctgttaaaatatattcacgCATGTAAGATGATATATTTTGGGAGTACTGTCCCTTTAAGGGTCGGAAGAAAGGGGGAGCTTTGCCAGTTAGAAAGTTGCACTTTGATACTAGTTTTAAGAATATTGTATCCTATTTCAGATTTTCTTATCTAATCGGCAGCAACATTGAGTGGTATATTGTGATGTTTTAATGTGTGAAGCTTGTGTCTTCCTCAGAGCTGCTGTCTGCACGACAGGTGACGGTCCAACAGTCTACGCCCTTCGGTGACATCACCATAAACCCTGCTGCGCTCATGATGACCGCCTGAACACAAGTGCCATTAAGGGAcagttaatgtttttattgaaaaatataatgaattgAGTCCTTTTTCAACAACAGATCACACAggttaaatgtttttatatgaaTTGTTAAATTACTCAGAAGGGCAAAACATTGAGCTGCATTACTTGAGTGATTTTTAACAGCTTAATGTAGTTATTTGTTCATATGgctgtatttttaaatatttatacctACTGAGTTTACAAATGTTACATAAACTAATGTCCCAAACTGTTTTTGAAGTTTAAGTGAAGTGCAGTAGCTTTgttatagtttttattttcaacatgGATTTGATCCTTTTAAACTTAATAAAATCTGTACAACAGTATTGATTACTCTTCTGCACTCTTCACATATTCATGCCTGATAAACTCTGAAGTTATTAGGAAATTACCAGTCTGTTATTTTCTAAAGCAAAA
This region includes:
- the rec8b gene encoding REC8 meiotic recombination protein b isoform X1 produces the protein MFYYPIVLQRHSGCFSTVWLAATRGIRVHRRELLKVNIKRTCGDILDYVTAQVPPPQPHLARPRFSLYLSSQLQYGVVVVYHKQCGFLLEEVQQTIDRLLHSKRCISIDMAQSDRLTLDVPDSMHKMDEAERAQDPFFGLMESHQLPSPYKIHQRMSGFEAAGSQRSLVLSCHGTPDVNGFKSPPGAISLKEKEQFVITAAEDFEGDDLPEATVREIDLLMDQTEHFRTEVKQTDRSAREPEGAMASFDQLKDTVTGAERDGVWLLDQDSGHPAEDPQAAVALEMTPRQVAMPTPPYGGISESPSEEMVAPPRKPGGGRRRQLVFADPQVQISERAMKEQIENHLAETLGLSEVLLDVHALTKRAPPAQLFAAPCGAPLHTDLQSLWKQWASLTALPGHKGGLCEEEGESQQDREILRSERKRRQSSVRELSSESGLQPADSSSVVLDQEEKSISDVMTPISKWSPQEEAYLRMAPIEEESVEMPEAQTDQEARDMLRWICSSVQSFGGTTFDSLVPPEADRSTAAHTLYKLLELLSARQVTVQQSTPFGDITINPAALMMTA
- the rec8b gene encoding REC8 meiotic recombination protein b isoform X2 yields the protein MFFNSLVSSNQRHQGSSQRASQSQHQANMRGHFGLRDSSGSSTSTPPGEASVLPLPVVSAAVRSGRCLPQAVWLPARLTLDVPDSMHKMDEAERAQDPFFGLMESHQLPSPYKIHQRMSGFEAAGSQRSLVLSCHGTPDVNGFKSPPGAISLKEKEQFVITAAEDFEGDDLPEATVREIDLLMDQTEHFRTEVKQTDRSAREPEGAMASFDQLKDTVTGAERDGVWLLDQDSGHPAEDPQAAVALEMTPRQVAMPTPPYGGISESPSEEMVAPPRKPGGGRRRQLVFADPQVQISERAMKEQIENHLAETLGLSEVLLDVHALTKRAPPAQLFAAPCGAPLHTDLQSLWKQWASLTALPGHKGGLCEEEGESQQDREILRSERKRRQSSVRELSSESGLQPADSSSVVLDQEEKSISDVMTPISKWSPQEEAYLRMAPIEEESVEMPEAQTDQEARDMLRWICSSVQSFGGTTFDSLVPPEADRSTAAHTLYKLLELLSARQVTVQQSTPFGDITINPAALMMTA